A genome region from Roseofilum capinflatum BLCC-M114 includes the following:
- a CDS encoding helix-turn-helix domain-containing protein, with the protein MTVSESMKSMSLSDREVQVVELVAMGLANQDIAERLEISKRTVDNHISNILKKTKTDNRVELVRWAMKWGKVCIDEVNCCTLPNDSTEPEDE; encoded by the coding sequence ATGACTGTTAGCGAATCAATGAAGTCCATGTCTCTCTCAGACCGTGAAGTTCAAGTCGTTGAACTCGTGGCCATGGGATTAGCTAACCAGGATATTGCTGAACGGTTAGAAATCAGTAAGCGCACAGTAGACAATCACATTAGCAATATTCTCAAAAAGACGAAGACCGATAATCGGGTTGAGTTGGTTCGATGGGCAATGAAATGGGGTAAAGTATGCATAGATGAGGTCAATTGTTGCACTCTACCCAACGACTCTACGGAACCAGAAGACGAATAA